Proteins found in one Paenibacillus dendritiformis genomic segment:
- a CDS encoding SDR family NAD(P)-dependent oxidoreductase, whose translation MKRFEQKVVIVTGGASGIGEAAVRLFAEEGAKVVIADFSEQGQVLSNELHAHGFDTYYIHTDVSKEDEVIRMVDETVQRYGRLDVLFANAGIASDGPTDQVDYEDWRRTIDINLSGVFLCNKHAIKQMLKQDSKGVIVNCGSVNSHVGKARVSAYASAKGGVKLLTKSTAVAYAARGIRVNAVCPGYIDTPMMRGLGEEVTNYLIGLHPMGRPGRPEEVAKAVLFLASDDASFITGTTLLVDGGYTAV comes from the coding sequence ATGAAGAGATTTGAGCAGAAAGTTGTCATCGTCACCGGCGGAGCCAGCGGGATTGGGGAAGCGGCAGTCAGACTATTCGCTGAAGAGGGAGCGAAGGTTGTCATCGCCGATTTTTCCGAACAAGGGCAAGTATTGTCCAATGAATTACATGCACACGGCTTTGATACCTATTATATTCATACGGACGTATCCAAAGAAGATGAAGTGATCCGAATGGTCGATGAGACCGTTCAGAGATATGGCAGGCTGGACGTATTATTTGCCAACGCCGGCATCGCAAGTGATGGACCCACGGATCAGGTCGATTATGAGGATTGGCGGCGTACGATTGATATTAACTTGTCCGGCGTGTTTCTCTGCAACAAGCATGCCATCAAGCAAATGTTGAAGCAGGACAGTAAAGGCGTTATCGTCAATTGCGGATCTGTCAACAGTCATGTCGGCAAAGCGAGAGTCTCTGCCTATGCTTCGGCGAAAGGCGGGGTCAAGCTGTTGACCAAATCGACGGCCGTCGCTTATGCAGCGAGAGGCATTCGCGTAAATGCGGTATGTCCCGGATATATCGATACGCCTATGATGCGGGGGCTTGGCGAGGAGGTGACCAATTATTTGATCGGGCTGCATCCGATGGGAAGACCGGGCAGGCCGGAAGAGGTGGCGAAAGCGGTTCTGTTCTTAGCCAGCGACGACGCCTCCTTCATTACGGGCACCACCTTGCTGGTGGATGGAGGATACACAGCGGTGTAG
- a CDS encoding HelD family protein, with the protein MITNSTEAEEREHLGRTLSQLRTALQAIEDKISAARQDIIEAKKYVWTNLSQLDPAERAANRVDISLTIDHGEKAVEKQRRLRKLLDAPYFGRVDFVADDSAEGEAYYIGVHSFSEEDSQQNLIYDWRSPIAGMFYDFQIGRAAYSAPTGEIAGKIHVKRQYKIKDGVMEYMLESDMNIRDEVLQLELSRTSDERMKHIAATIQKEQNAIIRNEHSHVLIIQGVAGSGKTSVALHRIAFLLYRYKGTLTSQNILILSPNKVFSDYISNVLPELGEENIMEMGYDELAARELKGICNFQTFNEQVAELAASAEEAVITRIRSKAGIGFVHELERFAAHVGETYFTPGDLSFDSVRVAKEEIQSAYRTAGKLPFTQRVAKTAAMIAGSVRDEYGQKLKPSAATKIKTAIKRMCRTQNLFAIYKDFYHYIGKPELLKLKKPKMLEFSDVFPLVYLKILLEGATGYHDIKHVVVDEMQDYTAVQYAVLSRLFPCKKTILGDSSQSVNPYSSSSITGIRQVFPEADTVELLKSYRSTLEIISFAQRINPNSKIMPIERHGAFPQIHKSESRDGEWAHMKQTIIDFLESEHRTLGIVCKTQAQAEILYAEIRDVHKDIYLLDFSSDTFHEGIIVTSSHMAKGLEFDRVLVPFSDAANYRTEMDRGLLYIACTRAMHMLTLTYSGEASPFLPEMA; encoded by the coding sequence ATGATCACGAATAGTACGGAAGCGGAAGAAAGAGAGCATTTAGGCAGGACGTTGTCACAGCTCCGGACGGCGTTGCAGGCGATCGAAGACAAGATAAGCGCTGCCCGCCAAGACATCATCGAAGCGAAAAAATATGTGTGGACCAACCTGTCTCAACTTGATCCGGCCGAGAGAGCGGCGAACCGAGTGGACATATCGCTAACGATTGATCACGGGGAAAAGGCGGTTGAAAAACAAAGAAGACTCCGCAAATTGCTGGATGCGCCTTATTTCGGAAGAGTTGATTTCGTTGCTGACGACTCCGCAGAAGGCGAGGCGTATTATATCGGGGTCCATTCTTTCAGTGAGGAAGACAGCCAACAGAATCTCATTTATGATTGGCGTTCCCCGATAGCGGGGATGTTTTATGATTTTCAGATCGGCAGGGCCGCTTATTCCGCTCCCACAGGAGAAATCGCGGGGAAAATTCACGTTAAGAGACAGTATAAAATTAAAGACGGCGTAATGGAGTATATGCTCGAAAGCGATATGAACATCCGTGATGAGGTGCTGCAACTAGAACTCAGCCGGACTTCGGATGAGAGAATGAAACATATTGCGGCCACCATTCAGAAGGAGCAAAATGCAATCATCCGCAATGAGCATTCCCATGTGCTGATCATTCAAGGCGTTGCCGGTTCGGGGAAGACCTCTGTCGCACTGCATCGGATTGCCTTCCTTTTGTATCGATATAAGGGAACGTTAACGTCGCAAAATATATTGATTCTCTCTCCGAACAAAGTGTTTTCCGACTATATTTCCAATGTGCTGCCGGAGCTGGGGGAAGAAAACATCATGGAGATGGGCTATGATGAGCTGGCAGCCAGGGAGCTGAAGGGGATATGTAATTTCCAGACCTTCAACGAGCAGGTGGCGGAGCTTGCGGCATCGGCTGAGGAAGCGGTGATTACGCGCATCCGATCCAAAGCCGGCATCGGCTTTGTGCATGAGCTGGAACGGTTTGCAGCGCATGTGGGCGAGACCTATTTCACCCCCGGCGATCTATCGTTCGACAGTGTGCGAGTAGCCAAAGAGGAGATACAAAGCGCTTATCGCACGGCCGGCAAGCTGCCATTCACGCAAAGAGTGGCAAAAACCGCGGCGATGATTGCAGGAAGCGTCCGGGATGAATATGGACAGAAGCTAAAGCCCTCCGCTGCCACTAAAATCAAAACGGCGATAAAAAGGATGTGCAGAACGCAAAATTTGTTTGCCATTTATAAAGATTTTTATCATTATATTGGCAAGCCGGAATTGTTGAAGCTAAAAAAACCGAAAATGCTTGAGTTTTCGGATGTGTTTCCACTCGTTTATTTGAAGATCCTGTTGGAAGGGGCGACCGGTTATCATGATATCAAGCATGTAGTCGTAGATGAAATGCAGGACTACACCGCTGTACAGTATGCCGTGCTATCGCGCCTGTTCCCCTGCAAGAAGACGATTCTGGGAGACAGCAGCCAATCGGTTAATCCATACTCGTCGTCATCGATAACCGGGATCAGGCAGGTTTTTCCCGAAGCCGATACGGTCGAACTGTTAAAAAGCTACCGCTCGACGCTGGAGATCATCAGCTTCGCCCAGCGCATAAACCCTAACAGTAAGATCATGCCGATTGAGCGTCATGGCGCCTTCCCTCAGATCCACAAATCCGAGAGCCGGGATGGTGAATGGGCGCATATGAAACAAACGATAATCGATTTCCTGGAATCGGAGCATCGAACTTTGGGCATTGTGTGCAAGACGCAGGCACAGGCGGAGATTCTCTATGCAGAGATAAGGGATGTTCACAAAGATATCTATCTCCTCGATTTCAGCAGCGACACATTCCATGAAGGGATTATCGTGACTTCCTCGCATATGGCCAAAGGACTGGAGTTCGATCGCGTTCTCGTGCCCTTCAGCGATGCGGCGAATTACAGGACAGAGATGGATCGGGGCCTGCTGTATATCGCCTGCACAAGAGCGATGCATATGCTTACGCTTACTTATTCCGGAGAAGCTTCTCCGTTTTTGCCGGAAATGGCGTAG
- a CDS encoding Rrf2 family transcriptional regulator — protein sequence MKISSRFSVAVHILSLLTLEPQAHHTSEWLAGSVNTNPVVIRRVTSQLKKAGLVAVRTGTGGASLVHPASEITLLDVYRAVEAVEEGELFGMHEHPNPQCPVGANIEAVLQLITAQAQSAMERVLEEITLEQVALNLKMHINAEEK from the coding sequence ATGAAGATAAGCAGCCGGTTTAGTGTGGCCGTTCATATATTGTCCTTGCTGACGTTGGAGCCGCAAGCTCATCACACCTCTGAATGGCTGGCCGGTAGCGTGAACACGAATCCGGTAGTTATTCGCAGGGTGACCTCCCAGCTGAAGAAGGCCGGTCTCGTGGCGGTCCGCACCGGTACGGGAGGGGCTTCCTTGGTGCATCCGGCGAGCGAGATTACGCTCCTCGATGTGTACCGTGCCGTTGAAGCGGTAGAGGAAGGGGAATTGTTCGGCATGCATGAGCATCCGAATCCGCAGTGTCCGGTCGGCGCCAATATCGAAGCGGTGCTGCAGCTCATCACGGCCCAGGCGCAGTCCGCGATGGAGCGCGTGCTGGAAGAGATTACACTGGAGCAGGTCGCCCTGAATCTGAAAATGCACATCAATGCGGAAGAAAAATAA
- a CDS encoding methyl-accepting chemotaxis protein — MRNKSLVFKSVLVLSVLITVMSVVFTSFSYMSERGIYYDELLNVHTSLDQQITLEIEGIAKAQEKMKTMSYDQYMEDQEMDWIQTNLEGMTREGYISNSYLIKPELIEKDGKVFMSVIQANNNMIEHDNKPLSDVEMTEEFRQAYYDMKQDGIGISAVYADSMGEWITILSPIQDKQNKTIALLGIDFNYSKISNDLNQMMWRNIAVGAVTGIAFILLIMWLIRKTIRPLNELAQLAKRAAKGDLTVQIPVNSRDEIGALSSSFNEMITDIRELIGSMKETTSHVTEASNHLTVISQQTAQSTHEISSAIQEVASGSETQLTGTEESKIAMGEMAVGIQRIAESASNVSEYSVAAAQAAKQGNEVVQQTITQMNSIHSSVNESVTMVRKLAQQSNEIEQIVSVIGSIATQTNLLALNASIEAARAGEHGRGFGVVAKEVRSLAEQAKVSTEQIAELLQSVVASTRHMAGAMESTAEEVQEGTQIVQVAGETFQKVWNSIQEVSDQIQEVSAASEEMSAGSEQVAAVLDNLADIAKNASESSQSVAASSEEQLAIVEEIADSASVMSGKMKELDQEMKKFII, encoded by the coding sequence ATGAGAAACAAAAGTTTAGTGTTTAAATCGGTGTTGGTGCTGTCCGTGCTGATTACGGTCATGTCGGTTGTGTTTACCAGCTTTTCTTATATGTCCGAACGAGGCATCTATTACGATGAGCTGTTAAATGTACATACTTCGCTTGATCAGCAAATTACCTTGGAAATCGAAGGCATTGCCAAGGCACAGGAAAAAATGAAAACGATGAGCTATGACCAGTATATGGAAGATCAAGAAATGGACTGGATCCAGACGAATTTGGAAGGGATGACGCGCGAGGGCTACATTTCCAACAGCTACCTGATTAAGCCAGAGCTGATCGAGAAAGACGGGAAAGTGTTTATGTCGGTCATTCAGGCTAACAATAATATGATTGAGCATGACAACAAGCCGCTTAGCGACGTGGAGATGACGGAAGAGTTCCGTCAGGCTTACTATGACATGAAACAGGATGGTATCGGTATCTCCGCGGTCTATGCCGATTCCATGGGCGAGTGGATTACAATACTATCTCCGATTCAAGACAAACAAAATAAAACGATTGCGCTCTTGGGCATCGATTTTAATTATTCGAAAATAAGCAACGATCTGAATCAGATGATGTGGAGAAATATCGCCGTCGGCGCCGTGACCGGCATTGCTTTTATCCTTCTTATTATGTGGCTCATCCGCAAGACAATCCGTCCGTTGAATGAGCTGGCGCAGCTGGCCAAGCGCGCGGCCAAGGGGGATTTGACGGTCCAGATTCCGGTCAATTCGCGGGATGAGATCGGCGCGCTGTCATCGAGCTTCAATGAAATGATAACCGATATCCGCGAGCTGATCGGAAGCATGAAGGAGACGACGAGCCACGTCACAGAGGCTTCGAACCATTTGACCGTCATCTCGCAGCAGACGGCGCAATCGACGCACGAGATCTCGAGCGCCATTCAAGAGGTAGCTTCCGGTTCGGAGACGCAGCTGACGGGAACGGAAGAAAGCAAGATCGCGATGGGCGAGATGGCCGTCGGCATCCAGCGGATTGCGGAATCCGCATCGAATGTGTCCGAGTACAGCGTAGCGGCCGCTCAAGCCGCGAAGCAAGGGAATGAGGTCGTTCAGCAGACGATCACGCAGATGAACAGCATTCACTCCTCCGTGAACGAATCGGTCACGATGGTGCGGAAGCTGGCCCAGCAATCGAATGAGATCGAGCAAATCGTATCGGTCATCGGCAGCATTGCCACCCAGACGAACCTGCTGGCATTGAACGCCTCCATCGAAGCAGCCCGCGCCGGCGAGCATGGCCGGGGCTTCGGGGTCGTCGCGAAGGAAGTGCGTTCGCTTGCCGAGCAAGCGAAGGTATCGACGGAGCAGATCGCGGAGCTGCTGCAATCCGTCGTAGCCAGCACAAGACATATGGCCGGCGCGATGGAGTCGACGGCAGAGGAAGTGCAGGAAGGGACGCAGATCGTACAGGTGGCCGGAGAGACTTTCCAGAAGGTATGGAATTCCATCCAGGAGGTATCCGATCAGATTCAAGAGGTGTCCGCGGCTTCGGAAGAAATGTCTGCCGGCAGCGAGCAGGTTGCGGCTGTGCTTGATAACTTGGCCGATATCGCCAAGAACGCCTCCGAGAGCTCGCAGAGCGTGGCAGCCTCCTCCGAGGAGCAGCTGGCCATTGTTGAGGAGATTGCCGATTCCGCATCGGTGATGAGCGGCAAAATGAAAGAGCTGGATCAGGAAATGAAGAAATTTATCATCTAA
- a CDS encoding alpha/beta hydrolase, with protein MNRMLLWPQGAPLSMGDPVEAGPALYLFPAGGTEPAGAVIICPGGGYGFKAEHEGAPVAEWLNSLGIHAFVLDYRVHPYRHPAPLLDAQRAIRLVRSQARAWNVRPDRVGILGFSAGGHLASTAGTRYDLGVPHAADPIDRESCRPDAMVLCYPVITMGETGHPGSRENLLGPDADPQLIEALSNERHVTEDTPPAFLWHTAEDDVKVENSLQFALSLSRKAIPFDLHVYDKGPHGLGLALSDPYVGGWTAQCGKWLKKLGF; from the coding sequence ATGAATCGGATGTTGCTATGGCCGCAAGGCGCGCCATTATCTATGGGGGACCCGGTGGAAGCGGGACCGGCGCTATACCTCTTTCCGGCGGGCGGCACGGAGCCTGCCGGGGCCGTTATTATCTGCCCCGGCGGAGGATACGGCTTCAAGGCGGAGCATGAGGGGGCCCCGGTCGCGGAATGGCTGAACTCGCTGGGGATACACGCCTTCGTGCTCGACTACCGGGTGCACCCCTACCGCCATCCGGCGCCGCTGCTCGACGCCCAGCGCGCCATTCGACTTGTACGCAGCCAAGCCCGGGCGTGGAACGTCCGGCCGGACCGTGTCGGCATCCTCGGCTTCTCGGCAGGGGGGCATCTTGCCTCTACGGCGGGAACCCGGTATGACCTCGGAGTGCCGCATGCCGCTGACCCCATCGACCGGGAGAGCTGCCGTCCCGATGCGATGGTGCTCTGCTATCCGGTCATCACGATGGGAGAGACCGGACACCCCGGCTCCCGGGAGAATCTGCTCGGCCCCGATGCGGATCCGCAGCTGATCGAGGCGCTGTCCAACGAGCGTCATGTGACGGAGGATACGCCGCCGGCCTTCTTGTGGCATACGGCCGAGGATGATGTGAAGGTGGAGAACAGCCTCCAGTTCGCCTTGTCGCTCAGCCGGAAGGCGATCCCCTTTGATCTGCATGTCTACGATAAGGGGCCGCATGGATTAGGCTTGGCTTTGTCCGACCCGTACGTCGGCGGGTGGACAGCCCAATGCGGCAAATGGCTGAAGAAGCTCGGCTTCTAA
- a CDS encoding putative bifunctional diguanylate cyclase/phosphodiesterase — MTRLSVTYRRRHAVLQNRSCPVSHASGPWLDPPWKDSDDAHLQINEKITAQMSMIELSEKDLEIVRSIRPLVLEHIDEIVDSFYDSVLRVDILKKLILEHSQIEKLRKTLKKHLIEMFSGRIDPEFIEKRMRIAIVHERIGLKTRWYMGAFQNLQNAFIHMLNLHMPDKERMLTVCLSITKLLNLEQQLVLEAYEKRSNEKIQHQAFHDELTGLPNRRMLQKRLQERIEPGAEAQGRFAVMVLDIDRFKMINDSLGHAYGDQFLKMVSSRLLEAAGEASSFIARMGGDEFAVLSPADAEHDPADLAMRIIEQIRLPYQLNRTEFFVTTSIGIAIYPEHGVTASELLRNADKAMYEVKKDGKNDYQFYSAAFDAHLQEKIELENDLRKAVARQELVVHYQPQYTLKENQLIGVEALMRWNHPRKGLLDPSVFIPIAEETGMIYEMGAWILREACRQMQAWHDAGGPQIRVSVNLSTQQFHQSNLCETIRGILEETGLPAEYLELEITESMMMDVTRSTQILQELTALGVYISMDDFGTGYSSLSYLKLFPIRKLKIDRSFMKDVMSNPNDKAIVATIISMAHHLNMRVIAEGVETEDQLQYLSENGCDDIQGFFFSPPVTAEQLQSTILSGK; from the coding sequence ATGACCCGCCTGTCCGTTACCTACAGAAGGAGGCACGCCGTCTTGCAGAATCGCTCCTGTCCCGTTTCCCACGCCAGCGGGCCCTGGCTTGATCCACCTTGGAAGGATTCAGATGACGCCCATTTACAAATAAATGAGAAAATAACCGCGCAAATGAGCATGATCGAATTGAGCGAGAAGGATCTGGAGATTGTGCGATCGATTCGCCCGCTCGTGCTGGAGCATATCGACGAGATCGTGGATTCCTTCTATGATTCGGTGCTGCGCGTAGATATATTGAAAAAGCTGATCCTGGAACATAGCCAAATCGAAAAGCTTCGCAAAACGCTGAAGAAGCATTTGATCGAAATGTTCAGCGGCCGGATCGACCCGGAATTTATCGAGAAGCGGATGCGGATCGCGATCGTCCATGAACGAATCGGCTTGAAAACCCGCTGGTACATGGGCGCGTTCCAAAATCTGCAAAATGCGTTCATCCATATGCTGAACCTTCATATGCCCGACAAGGAGCGGATGCTGACCGTCTGCTTGTCGATAACGAAGCTGTTGAACCTGGAGCAGCAGCTCGTGCTGGAAGCCTATGAGAAGCGGTCCAATGAGAAAATTCAGCATCAGGCGTTCCATGATGAGCTGACCGGGCTGCCGAACCGCCGCATGCTGCAGAAGCGGCTGCAGGAGCGGATCGAGCCCGGAGCGGAGGCGCAGGGCCGGTTCGCTGTCATGGTGCTGGATATCGACCGGTTCAAAATGATCAATGATTCGCTCGGGCACGCCTATGGCGATCAATTTTTGAAGATGGTCAGCTCCCGGCTGCTGGAGGCGGCCGGCGAGGCTAGCAGCTTCATCGCCCGAATGGGCGGAGATGAATTCGCTGTGCTGAGTCCGGCGGATGCGGAGCATGATCCCGCCGATTTGGCCATGCGTATCATCGAGCAGATCCGGCTGCCGTACCAGTTGAACCGCACGGAATTTTTTGTGACGACGAGCATCGGCATCGCCATCTATCCGGAGCATGGCGTGACCGCTTCCGAATTGCTGCGCAATGCGGATAAGGCGATGTATGAAGTGAAGAAGGACGGCAAGAACGACTACCAGTTCTATTCCGCGGCATTCGACGCCCATCTGCAGGAGAAGATCGAGCTGGAGAATGATCTGCGCAAAGCGGTGGCTCGCCAAGAGCTGGTCGTTCACTACCAGCCGCAATATACACTCAAGGAGAATCAATTGATTGGCGTCGAAGCGCTGATGCGCTGGAACCATCCGCGCAAGGGCCTTCTCGATCCGTCCGTCTTCATTCCGATCGCGGAAGAGACGGGAATGATATACGAGATGGGCGCCTGGATTTTGCGGGAGGCCTGCCGCCAGATGCAGGCATGGCATGATGCCGGCGGGCCTCAAATCCGCGTGTCGGTCAATCTGTCGACCCAGCAATTCCATCAATCCAATCTATGCGAGACGATTCGCGGCATTTTGGAAGAGACCGGTCTCCCGGCGGAATATTTGGAGCTGGAGATTACGGAAAGCATGATGATGGACGTCACCCGCTCGACGCAAATTTTGCAGGAGCTGACGGCTCTCGGCGTATATATCAGCATGGACGATTTCGGCACCGGGTACAGCTCTCTCAGCTATTTGAAGCTGTTTCCGATTCGCAAGCTGAAGATTGACCGTTCGTTCATGAAGGATGTGATGAGCAATCCGAATGACAAGGCGATCGTGGCGACGATTATCTCGATGGCCCATCATTTGAACATGCGCGTGATCGCCGAAGGCGTCGAGACAGAGGACCAGCTCCAATATTTAAGCGAGAACGGCTGCGATGACATTCAGGGCTTCTTTTTCAGCCCGCCGGTGACCGCCGAGCAATTGCAGAGTACCATTCTGAGTGGAAAATAG
- a CDS encoding TPM domain-containing protein has translation MQYALRIIMLLLVIMMSAAPGTARAEGIPAKDGRVQDTAQMLSKNSIASIEKAAKGKLYTFYLLTVDSLNGTAPADYANDVYDQWELGTDDILLLISKQERRIEMNFNNPSLQAAIDAKVGIRGDAAGSLTSWLDTHFIPKAKEGDFAAASVSVMKATHALKPQTTAGSKPDAKPGAKPGGATQAGGNAAKPALVQDKARMISKEALPAVKKGAQGKLYTFRLVTVDSFKGAAPEEYENKLYQELGLGADDILLLLSKKERRVEMNFNNPALQDKIDAETGIHGDVPGSLKAWLDTHFIPKAKEGDFAAASIALMKATHALKPLAPAAAKTEPHAAKQDRPQQEPDPARRGKTSAMPLAIDWQLVLLSAGGLLVLAVAGERGELWFRLRRLRRRQPGLMVRVNQALEKNKTYLDLSQGETQHAARTADRELADILIWLNNRQQELEAIPKRQWLMPALRKQVAAAAAELKERTADAERHVAAIGHIEELDRTLKQTIADAEERLQAADRDIAADIQARNWPLDELQRRHHAVKAELAESKQLEIFDPLGAELRSRWRRAGSAFKPSRRNSV, from the coding sequence GTGCAATATGCGCTGCGCATAATTATGCTTTTGCTTGTCATTATGATGTCCGCCGCCCCGGGAACGGCGAGGGCGGAGGGGATTCCGGCCAAGGATGGACGGGTTCAGGATACGGCGCAGATGCTGTCGAAGAACTCGATCGCCTCCATCGAGAAGGCGGCCAAAGGGAAGCTGTACACCTTCTACCTGCTGACCGTGGACAGCTTGAATGGAACGGCGCCTGCCGACTACGCCAACGACGTGTACGATCAATGGGAACTGGGAACAGATGATATCCTCCTCCTCATCTCCAAGCAGGAGCGGCGGATCGAGATGAACTTCAACAATCCTTCCCTCCAGGCCGCAATCGACGCCAAGGTCGGCATTCGCGGCGACGCGGCGGGCAGTCTGACGTCGTGGCTGGATACGCATTTCATTCCGAAGGCGAAGGAGGGCGATTTCGCGGCGGCTTCGGTCTCGGTAATGAAGGCGACGCATGCCTTGAAGCCGCAGACAACCGCCGGCAGCAAGCCGGACGCGAAGCCGGGAGCAAAGCCGGGTGGAGCCACTCAGGCAGGAGGCAACGCCGCGAAGCCCGCCCTTGTCCAGGACAAGGCGCGCATGATCTCGAAGGAGGCACTGCCCGCCGTGAAGAAGGGGGCGCAGGGGAAGCTGTACACATTCCGCCTGGTGACCGTCGACAGCTTCAAGGGAGCGGCGCCGGAAGAGTACGAGAACAAGCTCTACCAGGAACTCGGATTAGGGGCCGATGATATTCTGCTTCTCCTCTCGAAGAAGGAGCGGCGGGTCGAGATGAATTTCAACAACCCCGCCCTCCAGGACAAAATCGATGCCGAGACCGGCATCCACGGCGACGTCCCGGGAAGCCTGAAGGCATGGCTGGACACTCACTTCATCCCGAAGGCGAAGGAAGGCGATTTCGCCGCGGCGTCCATCGCGTTGATGAAGGCGACGCATGCCTTGAAGCCGCTGGCGCCCGCCGCCGCCAAGACGGAGCCGCACGCGGCGAAGCAAGATAGGCCGCAGCAGGAACCGGACCCCGCCAGGAGGGGGAAAACTTCCGCGATGCCGCTCGCGATCGACTGGCAGCTTGTGCTGCTGTCGGCCGGCGGGCTGCTCGTACTCGCCGTCGCCGGCGAGCGCGGGGAGCTGTGGTTCCGGCTGCGGCGGCTCCGGCGGCGCCAGCCCGGGTTGATGGTGCGGGTGAACCAGGCGCTGGAGAAGAACAAGACCTATCTCGATCTGTCCCAGGGCGAGACGCAGCATGCGGCCAGGACGGCGGATCGGGAATTGGCGGACATTCTCATCTGGCTGAACAACAGACAGCAGGAGCTCGAGGCCATTCCGAAGCGGCAATGGCTCATGCCCGCCCTGCGGAAGCAGGTTGCAGCCGCGGCCGCCGAGCTGAAGGAGCGCACGGCGGATGCGGAACGGCATGTCGCCGCGATCGGCCATATCGAAGAGCTTGACCGGACGTTGAAGCAGACCATTGCGGATGCGGAGGAACGGCTCCAGGCCGCCGACCGCGACATCGCGGCGGACATTCAGGCGCGTAACTGGCCGCTCGATGAACTGCAGCGGCGCCACCACGCGGTCAAGGCCGAGCTGGCGGAGAGCAAGCAGCTGGAGATTTTCGACCCGCTGGGCGCCGAACTCCGCAGCAGATGGCGGAGAGCCGGGAGCGCGTTCAAACCATCGCGCAGGAATTCCGTCTGA
- a CDS encoding C45 family autoproteolytic acyltransferase/hydolase produces the protein MQEKTGYFAHLEGTSREVGRQQGQFAAEHPAWMPMLVLPEPLPEARLRETMRLLDDYCPGINDELLGAAEQLGVEPGRMVYYAGTDIQAGCSHCAVLPGKTADGRTYVLRNYDLSPELADMRLCDTAIHGRYRHIGFSTVLFGRTEGMNEHGLCVTFSACGQPVGNMEGMRAAKVSGLQFWAVVRTVLERCRTAAEAVAAIREMPIASNMNLIIADASGHAALLETFDGEIAVKEADGTAESYVTATNHPLFPEVARLEPRRLHHSVVRHELLNEALGGSAPVGKDELRGLVQQEYPHGLTVHNYRQWFGTLYSMLFDLNERTLDVCFGSPLQNPWYTVRIGEPFPQEQVKVRMQHRDPEPGFWQLV, from the coding sequence ATGCAAGAGAAAACGGGGTATTTTGCGCACTTGGAGGGCACAAGCCGGGAGGTGGGCCGGCAGCAGGGGCAATTCGCGGCGGAGCATCCGGCATGGATGCCGATGCTCGTCCTTCCGGAGCCGCTGCCGGAAGCGCGGCTGCGGGAGACGATGCGGCTGCTGGACGATTACTGCCCCGGCATCAATGATGAACTGCTCGGGGCGGCCGAGCAGTTGGGCGTCGAGCCGGGCCGGATGGTCTACTACGCGGGGACCGACATTCAGGCGGGCTGCAGCCACTGCGCCGTCCTGCCCGGGAAGACGGCAGACGGGCGGACTTATGTGCTGCGCAATTATGATCTGTCCCCGGAGCTTGCCGACATGCGGCTCTGCGATACCGCGATTCACGGGCGGTACCGGCATATCGGGTTCTCGACCGTCCTGTTCGGACGAACGGAAGGAATGAACGAGCACGGGCTGTGCGTCACCTTCTCGGCCTGCGGCCAGCCGGTCGGGAATATGGAGGGCATGCGGGCGGCGAAGGTGAGCGGCCTGCAGTTCTGGGCGGTCGTGCGCACGGTGCTGGAACGCTGCCGGACGGCCGCGGAGGCGGTCGCCGCCATACGCGAGATGCCAATCGCCTCGAACATGAATCTGATTATCGCGGACGCGTCCGGACATGCCGCGCTCCTGGAGACGTTCGACGGCGAGATTGCGGTCAAGGAGGCGGACGGAACGGCAGAGTCTTATGTTACGGCGACGAACCATCCGCTGTTCCCGGAAGTCGCCCGGCTGGAGCCGCGCCGGCTGCATCACTCCGTCGTGCGCCACGAGCTGTTGAATGAGGCGCTCGGAGGAAGCGCGCCGGTCGGCAAAGACGAATTGCGCGGGCTGGTCCAGCAGGAATATCCGCATGGCTTGACCGTGCACAATTACCGGCAATGGTTCGGGACGCTCTACTCGATGCTGTTCGATCTGAACGAACGCACGCTGGATGTCTGCTTCGGCTCGCCGCTCCAGAATCCATGGTACACTGTCCGTATCGGAGAACCGTTCCCGCAGGAGCAGGTGAAGGTGCGAATGCAGCATCGCGATCCCGAGCCCGGCTTCTGGCAGCTGGTCTGA